gcattaaaaagggaaatgaatggctagtccattgaaatgcgagcacgtctgggtacatttcagttcaagttaactaaagcaatagcaatggtgcatttagggtgggatggtcaattatggatttcatatttgttgtttaatactgtgtttcacgtttgttgtttcatgatcttcaagagcaatttggaaaatccttgaagatgtatgaacatgtaaattatactgtatatcaggcatgtcccgatctgggcctggagggccactgtcgtgcctgttttccagctctcccggctgcatcacacctgtttcagatgatcagttcatcagtcagctctgatgcagcactagaacatcctgggagagctggaaaacaaaaagacagcggcccttgaggaccgaccttggacacccctgctgtatataaacgtacgtacgatatacaaacttctcacaaaagataggcttattaggtttgaggtgatatttcggaaaaaccctaaacatttgaattcatcctatttcaagaatttcaatactttttgaaaagttgcttttgtctaacggtagctaaagaagttgctacacacatggcacaatatatcgccagattcattaaaaattcttcatcgcagtattcacattttgacataatcttcttcagttcaaacaaccctcatctattgcagtgctttgtgtcatggagaggaggtggcatgttttctgtgttcataatttcatatttgtcagtaattaaaaaataagaaagtggactgaccacatatttaaccgtctcttcttcttcacagcttattttactatcttgtattattaatgtgaatatttgagggatgacgggtgtaacgactgtttggcacattcgcctcacagttcagcaattggtatttgaatgtttgaatctgggcttccttcctttgtagagttcttcccatgcccgagcatgacaattggacacatgtgcctaacatatactgttggtatgtaacatgagtcaatttaaaaatacacactttactcttagctggtcttcataagtcatatatacttgaaaatgatgtgtatctagggggctcaaaattcacaaaaacatgaaatggtagtgtgtttgaggtgactgtctccataatacacaaaaacctgtcaatgtcctcatatgtagtagttttgtcataaatcaaaaaaaaattacgtcctagccaaaatctgaatagatggctgtcttcctgatttttttttcatggttaccatatttttttggagcctgtaggaccacgggaaaggcatgtacccatatgtcgggtgaacaaacggacgtcctgaaaatgcaccaaaacacgtatgtgtgtgtgtgtgtgtgtgtgtgtgtgtgtgtgtgtgcgtgtgcgtgtgcgtgtgcgtgtgcgtgtgcgtgtgcgtgtgcgtgtgcgtgtgcgtgtgcgtgtgcgtgtgcgtgtgcgcgtgcgcgtgcgcgtgcgcgtgtgcgtgtgtgtgcgtgtgtgcgtgtgtgtgtgtgcgcgtgcgtgcgtgcgtgtgtgtgtgtgcgcgtgcgtgcgtgcgtgtacatgtgtacatgtgtgtgccggtaagggtagatcccgggaggttagttgatcttcggtccaaaaggtttgggcacccctgccttaaacaaATCGAGTAAGTGACTGTCTATGGGTGACTGAGATGTATTCACCTTTTGCCCTTTGTAAGTTGTCACTTGTTTCATGTTGAGTTAAGTCGACGTGCATTTGCTTACGGTGGCGTTGCCACATCAAATATGGCGGACATGCTCACCACCAAAAAATGACGATTGGTTTGTCACATTGGCgtgaaggaaacaaaaacattcttctTCTGTCTTTCTTGTTTTCCTTCATAAAATGCAGATTTCAAACTATCAAAACGATGACTTGTCATGCAATTCAAGTCATCGTTTTGATAGTTTGAAGGTGTTCCCAAGTTTTCTGCAAGCCAATTCCACGCCCCGAATATAGCGACTTGAGTCTCACTCGAGTCATGTCCCCCAACTTAACTGTACTGGAGAAAAGTTTAAGCCACTGAAACACTATGCACATGACTGACTAGTCGGCATGTGGCATGCACTGGATTCTGAACCTGTAGTActaaaatgttcactagtagttAAGCATCACGAGTAATGTAGTTGTCATCCAGGAAAACCAGGTTTCACCaacaatgtgtgcatgaatacGAAACAATAGTTGAGGGGAAGCATTACTTGTAAGACACAGTTGTTCTACTAGTGCACCTTAGGCATTCTAATACTGCAAAGTTCTGCTTCCCATGACCATCAACACaaggtacatactgtatattagtacgctctttgtcctcacctGTTGCACTTTGGCATACCTTTGCCTCACTAGTAAAATGCAGTTCTCTTACCTGTATGCCAAAGTTTTCCTACAAGTTAAAACAAAGAGCGTACAGTACTACAACATCCGAATTGTCTTTTGTAACAGAGTGGTGAGTTGTAGCGGAAAAAACGGTACGACAAAGTTATTGTAGTgcgctgaattgtcttactgGTGAGGACACCGAGCCAATTAGTAAATCAAGGGTGTGGAATAAAGGTGAAAATGGCTGTCCATGAGTTTGTGTGGTATTGCTAACCTGGCAATGCTGGACGTTCCAGCAATCTGATAGTAGAAGTATCCACCGTGCACTGTGTGACCACATCCCTGGTAGAACTTTCGAACATTCACAATGTCACTGCTGTTGGATTGCAATGCCGCAATGCTCTGATACTCCCTCAGCAGACGACCTGTGAGCAAAGACATCTCATTCCTCCTTCAAAGCATATCTGTTCTATAGCGTGATGCCCGTCaacaaacccaaaaagtgtTCCGCCACCCATACGCGTTCGTCATTGAGCACGGCAGTGTCCTTCATCCATGTGCCAAATGTGCTCTCCATCTTTGTCACATTTCTGGGGTTGATCAGAGACTTTATCAGGCACTCTAAGGGGAGAACAAAATGAAAGTAATAACTAGGGCCAGACCGACCAAttaattatgtgtgtgtgagatatatacatgtataataTTTCTGTTTGTTAATGCCTTTACATGACACACTTTTGGTTGTCTGAAGCACATTGAATTACTCTGTGTATGAAATGCTTGAGATGTCATTGCTTTGCCTAGttacaagatttttttcccctgccaggccttttttttgcacaatctTGCCGGTTTAACTATAATGAATTTTTGAACACACCATTCCTCTTAGGTGCCTTCTCATGAagtttcccagctgtcttcacaaACAAGGTCTCATCATTTGGAATTGAATACAATGGTTCTGGAAAAGGCATTAAAGAGAGAGATGAAAGAAAGTTACTTCAAATTCCCAATAGCTGTTTCACACACCCTACAattttccctccctctctctctctctctctctctctctctctctctctttctcttgtcCCTCACCCATGGTCTGAGCCGCTTGTAGGTAGGCTCTATGGTGCCTCATTCTTGGGGGTCCCTGAGGTCCTGCAGGTCCAGGGGGCCCCACAGGTCCAGGGGGTCCAGGAGGGCCAGGGGGGCCTGAACAAAAAGGAAACCCTCATGGGTCATTCTTATCCGAGTGAGAACAGCCCGTCGTGACTCACCCTTGATAATGACATCGTTGGTTGGTTGGCCATCTTCTCCGGGGGGGCCTTGCTCTCCTTGCTCTCCCTTATCCCCCGGTTCTCCTTTTTCACCAGGCAGTCCTGTGGGTGACAACCAAGGCTTTGTTCATGCACTCAACACAACTCTAAAAACATCCCATGAACTGGAAAAATTGTCATGACCTGTTAAACTTGTCAAAGCTTCTCCATTGAACTTAGCTTTGCATCGCTTGTGCTCGCAAAACATCGCGAAGCAGTGATCAAGTGTGAGTGAAAAGTGACATGATGAGTGTGGGAAATGTGAACAAGCCTCGTAAAGTGTACTACAGTACCACCTCATCCTTACCCCTTTTTCCTCGTTTACCATCAGCGCCAGGAAGCCCGTTCAGCCCAGGAATGCCATCCGTCCCATTAATGCCAGGCATGCCGTCCGCACCGGGCAAACctacaataacacaaaaaattGGTCGGCTGTGAACTGGAGCGAGAATACATAATTTACAGAACATAATGGCGAGATTGATTGTCACATACCAGGTGGTCCTGGTGGCCCTGTGAGAGATAATTGAGGAGCATTAGTAAATATGATGGCGAATCTAAAACATGCACGTGTAGGTCAGACAGTACCAGCGAGGCAGACTCCTTTGGTGCTGTTACAAATGTCGACCAACAATTTaatctgaggaaaaaaagagcattttaaACGCATTTGTAATTTTAACACAATGTACCATTTTGTCACAAATGTGGAATTTAAATATCTGCTGCCccattccatttttaaaatggattaaGAGGTTTGGCTAAAAAATGGATTAATTTGATGGACTAGATTTTCTGTATTTGAAgttagaaaaaaggaaaaaaaggacgcAAGCACAGCCACCCCTCACTGAGGTTGTGTATCACTTTGGCCTCTCCTCTATAAAATTTCTGGCTTTGCCCTTGCTCAAAcctcaaaatgcaatttttccATTGACATGCcatgaaaatgccattaataTGTTCCATCCTCAcctccaaaaaacaacacacatttttgtaatgtgtttttaattacaaaaaataactaaaatactgtactgtatttcataaAACTATACCCTCATAACATAATGAAATTTAAAGTAAATAATTAAACAGTTAGTTTGTACCACATTTTGctgcttcaattcaatggacTATGTGCTGCTCTTTGTGGAGTGCACTCCTtggccactaggtggcagtatTATGCACACAGAGACATACAAAGAACAGTGTCACAACTaactcagtaagctgcagtaatattagcctttttttgcagaagataaagaatacatgcctgtctttatctatctatttatccatccatccagttggATGTCATCTTACCGGCACCATGGAATAAGtgagcatcatcatcatatcatCGTGCGCGTCTTGCTTGTGGTAACGATGGTTATGGCGGTGCTTGTGTTTCGGATTGTGCTTTGGTTTCATCTCAGTTTCCTCTCCGACTTCcaggctgacctcctgctgCTCGGTCTCCACATCTTCCTGACGGTCGAGCTCCTTCTCCACCTCTCGCTCTCCCTCCTGCTCCTCATCCGTCCCTATCTCCTTCTCTTGCGTCACCTCTAACGTCTTCTCCTGCCGCTCATCCAGCTCAATCGCATCGCTCCTCTTGTTTCTGGAGAATTGATACTGCGGTTTAGCCACATTCCTCTCAGCTCGTTCTCTGGGCACCTCTTGGAGAAACTCCACCACTGAGCTCTGCTCCACCTGAGTCAGCCTGTCTCCCGCGTGCTCCAGGAGGATGTGTTGTTGATTCTGCTGGATCAGAAGCATTAAAAGGCCCACAGAGTTTAATAATGCCAGTGCACACGTCCCATACAGCACCAGCCGCTGAGGACGAGTCATGCTGGGGATCGGGATCCACATGGTTACCGCGTCACCTGCTCTTCTCTTGGAGTCACCCATACGCCTCAGCATCAGCGGTCTACCACTTGGAAGATATTTACAACCACCACAGTggatttcacaaaaaataagtaGTCCTTCCTTGCACAGATAAGATGAGCACTCCAAAGAGGCGaggcagtcagtcagtcagtccggGCTCTGTAAAGGCTGGCTGGTAACTACAGTGCCTGTTGTGTTGCTCGCCAAGTGGGAtgcgtacatgtgtgtgtatgtgtcagtTATGTTGGAGTGGGCATGACACAATCTTCTGGGCTTGTCTGTGAAGAAGCCCCCGCCTGTTCAGTCACCTGATTTATATTCAGCACAGTCCATTCTAGAGCATTGCCGTGGGCAGACacacgcgaacacacacacactcacttacatactgtacatattcagTCGTAGCACGACATacaataattttctttttttatttaagaccgccttcttcatcttctttagATATTTACTTCTGTCCCATTCAAACTGCACCTCTTTGTCCTTCCTCTTTACTTTCTTGCTTCTGATTGGAGATTCAAACCAAAACCTAGAAGTTTATGATGCACACATGCAAATCTCGCTGTCCATTTCCTTTGCTTTCCAGGATTGAATCTTGtttgatttcctttttctttcataCTTCCCTGATGGACTACTtcattgtctttctttttcattccATTCATCTTCATTCCTTTCTCTGTCCTtccttctgttttatttatttatttccaaaatTCAAAAGCAGTCTGTAAAGTAGTTTCCCATTCTACCAGTAACTACCACTGAGCACCATTTACCCAAAACAGTGTAGTTTTCTTGCAAACTCAAGGTGCTGTTTCATGGAAACTCTCGTTTTTTGATTCAGTTCAAGTGGAGTGAAGTCTGGTTTCAGCAAAATGAATAGGACAAGTTGAAACCGGAAACCACCGTTTTCAATTAAACTGAAAGGACTTTGACTGGCGTTTCACTTCTGTCAATGTGCTCCTGATGATGATCAATGATTGACATCAGTAATCAATGTGTTAAAGTGGCAGACTTTTTCACAAGTCAGTTCATGACCTTTCCTCCAGCAAGGCGCCCCCCCCTACCCGCCACTACaacacccccacctcccacccccgCAGCCCTCGTCCTTGTCACATCTTTGCAGCCTCCATCCACCAACTGTGACAATGACCTGTTTCCATTGCTTCGATTTGGGCCATAAAAGTGACATTTCTGTAGGAAAATGACAGGTCTGCATAGTTGCCGGAGGCCTTGATGCATTCTCCTTGACGGTGAAAAAGCGGCTACTTCCTGTTCTAATTAAACTATAATAAATTCAGGATCCTGAAATGTCATACCACTTGAACCGAAGGGACTCTGTGCATTTCCGTCATAACTGAATCACTTTTAACTCATCTTTTAACTTTTCATTTTCCATGCACACATGCAGTATATTGGAGCCATGTCAAGAATCTCCTCATAATCACCAATATCAAATTCTGAATGaaatatcatttcaaaatgtaataaTAGCCTTTCtgacatgaataaatacatgattACTCCTTAATCTTTAAGTGAAAGTATTTTAAAGGTGCAGCTCTGGTGCGGGTATCAAGGCCCCCCTCTGACGTCTGTTACTTGAGTGTGCATGATCTCTCTAATGCTGTTTTAACCTGTCGATGGTTCGGGATACCTCAAACGTACACAGTTCTCTGGTTtggttcaaaacaaaaatatttgattgatacAAAAATACGCAAGACCAACGACGTACAACAAATGACGCTAAaataagtcaaaacaaaaatgcttgaaaaagGCAAGGGTAATATCAACAGAAATAGCTTGATGTGAAAGGACAAGAGGAAAGCCAAACCGCAAAAGATCCTATCGCAACAGCTTTGATTGCAAGCTGCAAgcgcagactgctgaccgctaacaacttacGGTGATggaggtcacgcgccaccggcggttaaaggtgacctgcttttttagtttttaataaTTTGTTGTGACActgaaactgataggatgcagtgtacacagacacaaaaatatatcatattaataacacgcaTAGTCTAACACCCGCAATTGATTTGGGACCAGGCCTACTTAGAGCCTTAAATGGTTGATTGTAATGCGTGCCAGGTGCACCACTGGACAGAACCGCGCCCCACTTCATTTGGAACAGAGATCAAAACTGAACCGAGTCATGACAAACCCCTACCC
This Hippocampus zosterae strain Florida chromosome 4, ASM2543408v3, whole genome shotgun sequence DNA region includes the following protein-coding sequences:
- the gldn gene encoding gliomedin isoform X2; translated protein: MLRRMGDSKRRAGDAVTMWIPIPSMTRPQRLVLYGTCALALLNSVGLLMLLIQQNQQHILLEHAGDRLTQVEQSSVVEFLQEVPRERAERNVAKPQYQFSRNKRSDAIELDERQEKTLEVTQEKEIGTDEEQEGEREVEKELDRQEDVETEQQEVSLEVGEETEMKPKHNPKHKHRHNHRYHKQDAHDDMMMMLTYSMVPIKLLVDICNSTKGVCLAGPPGPPGLPGADGMPGINGTDGIPGLNGLPGADGKRGKRGLPGEKGEPGDKGEQGEQGPPGEDGQPTNDVIIKGPPGPPGPPGPVGPPGPAGPQGPPRMRHHRAYLQAAQTMECLIKSLINPRNVTKMESTFGTWMKDTAVLNDERVWVAEHFLGRLLREYQSIAALQSNSSDIVNVRKFYQGCGHTVHGGYFYYQIAGTSSIARFDLDTKKLLTLTIVDALYHNRAYLLHNSKTYFKMAADENGLWLIYASNLDESIVVAQLDQKTFSITSYINTTYPRTKAGNAFIACGVLYVTDTKDARVTFAYDLLKGKPVNVTFDLRPPGGVLAMLSYSPKDRHLYVWDNNYVKLYVVHFISDE
- the gldn gene encoding gliomedin isoform X1; this encodes MLRRMGDSKRRAGDAVTMWIPIPSMTRPQRLVLYGTCALALLNSVGLLMLLIQQNQQHILLEHAGDRLTQVEQSSVVEFLQEVPRERAERNVAKPQYQFSRNKRSDAIELDERQEKTLEVTQEKEIGTDEEQEGEREVEKELDRQEDVETEQQEVSLEVGEETEMKPKHNPKHKHRHNHRYHKQDAHDDMMMMLTYSMVPIKLLVDICNSTKGVCLAGPPGPPGLPGADGMPGINGTDGIPGLNGLPGADGKRGKRGLPGEKGEPGDKGEQGEQGPPGEDGQPTNDVIIKGPPGPPGPPGPVGPPGPAGPQGPPRMRHHRAYLQAAQTMEPLYSIPNDETLFVKTAGKLHEKAPKRNECLIKSLINPRNVTKMESTFGTWMKDTAVLNDERVWVAEHFLGRLLREYQSIAALQSNSSDIVNVRKFYQGCGHTVHGGYFYYQIAGTSSIARFDLDTKKLLTLTIVDALYHNRAYLLHNSKTYFKMAADENGLWLIYASNLDESIVVAQLDQKTFSITSYINTTYPRTKAGNAFIACGVLYVTDTKDARVTFAYDLLKGKPVNVTFDLRPPGGVLAMLSYSPKDRHLYVWDNNYVKLYVVHFISDE